The following are from one region of the Azospirillum sp. TSH100 genome:
- a CDS encoding L-lactate permease, protein MSWSQVYDPMNNIWLSTLFASLPVLVMLGGLGIFHMKAHRAALLGLATALAVAVAVFGMPMAMAGKTALLGAAYGLLPIGWIVINIIFLYHLTEQRGQFKILQESITGITNDRRLQLLLIAFCFGAFFEGAAGFGTPVAVTGAMLIGLGFTPLAASGLSLIANTAPVAYGALGTPVLALAAVTGLPLLDLSAMIGRQLPFFSVLVPFWLIVAFAGWRGMIQIWPAILVAGVSFAVPQYFVSNYHGPWLVDVAAAIVSLVSVTLFLKVWHPKAIWHTSGGASALTQGVGAAVVQGEARRNHGYSAAEVRRAWMPWAILSVLVFLWGIPEVKTFLDGVSIFKFPIDGLHNMVMRVPPVVPKAHPEAAVYTLNWLSATGTGIFIAAVISGFLMGYSPVAMVKTYGRTLYAIRNSLLTISAMLALGYTTRYSGLDTTLGLAFANSGFLYPFFGTFLGWLGVALTGSDTASNVLFGSLQKVSSEQLGLPPTLMAAANSSGGVMGKMIDAQSIVVAAVATKWHGHEGKILRFVIWHSLALTALVGLLVMAQAYLWPFTMMVIGR, encoded by the coding sequence TCGCTGCCGGTCCTGGTGATGCTGGGTGGTCTCGGCATCTTCCACATGAAGGCGCATCGCGCCGCCCTGCTGGGTCTGGCGACCGCGCTGGCGGTGGCCGTCGCCGTGTTCGGCATGCCGATGGCGATGGCGGGAAAGACCGCGCTGCTGGGTGCGGCTTACGGCCTGCTGCCGATCGGCTGGATCGTCATCAACATCATCTTCCTCTATCACCTGACCGAGCAGCGCGGGCAGTTCAAGATCCTGCAGGAAAGCATCACCGGCATCACCAACGACCGAAGGCTCCAGCTCCTGCTGATCGCCTTCTGCTTCGGCGCCTTCTTCGAGGGGGCCGCCGGCTTCGGTACGCCGGTCGCCGTGACCGGCGCCATGCTGATCGGTCTGGGATTCACCCCGCTGGCCGCCTCGGGCCTGTCGCTGATCGCCAACACCGCCCCGGTCGCCTATGGCGCGCTGGGCACCCCGGTGCTGGCGCTGGCGGCGGTCACCGGCCTGCCGCTGCTGGACCTGTCGGCGATGATCGGCCGTCAGCTGCCCTTCTTCTCGGTGCTGGTGCCCTTCTGGCTGATCGTCGCCTTCGCCGGCTGGCGCGGCATGATCCAGATCTGGCCGGCCATCCTGGTCGCCGGCGTGTCCTTCGCCGTGCCGCAGTATTTCGTGTCGAACTACCACGGCCCCTGGCTGGTCGACGTCGCCGCCGCCATCGTCTCGCTGGTCTCGGTCACCCTGTTCCTGAAGGTCTGGCACCCGAAGGCGATCTGGCACACCTCTGGCGGGGCCTCTGCCCTGACCCAGGGTGTCGGCGCCGCCGTGGTCCAGGGCGAGGCGCGCCGCAACCACGGCTACAGCGCCGCGGAGGTCCGCCGCGCCTGGATGCCCTGGGCGATCCTCAGCGTCCTCGTCTTCCTGTGGGGCATCCCAGAGGTCAAGACCTTCCTCGACGGCGTATCGATCTTCAAGTTCCCGATCGACGGCCTGCACAACATGGTGATGCGCGTTCCGCCGGTGGTGCCTAAGGCCCACCCGGAGGCCGCCGTCTACACGCTGAACTGGCTGTCGGCCACCGGCACCGGCATCTTCATCGCCGCCGTCATCTCCGGCTTCCTGATGGGCTATTCGCCGGTGGCGATGGTGAAGACCTATGGCCGCACCCTCTACGCCATCCGCAACTCGCTGCTGACCATCTCGGCGATGCTGGCGCTGGGCTACACCACCCGCTACTCGGGCCTGGACACCACCCTGGGCCTCGCCTTCGCCAACTCCGGCTTCCTCTACCCGTTCTTCGGCACCTTCCTGGGCTGGCTGGGCGTGGCGCTGACCGGGTCGGACACGGCATCCAACGTGCTGTTCGGCAGCCTGCAGAAGGTGTCGTCGGAACAGCTCGGCCTACCGCCGACGCTGATGGCCGCCGCCAACAGCTCGGGCGGCGTGATGGGCAAGATGATCGACGCCCAGAGCATCGTCGTCGCCGCCGTCGCCACCAAGTGGCATGGGCATGAGGGCAAGATCCTGCGCTTCGTCATCTGGCACTCGCTGGCGCTGACCGCGCTGGTCGGCCTGCTGGTGATGGCCCAGGCCTATCTCTGGCCCTTCACCATGATGGTGATCGGCCGTTAA
- a CDS encoding FAD-binding and (Fe-S)-binding domain-containing protein, with amino-acid sequence MLPAPYDRVLAELQSVIPQARLVTDPLRTLAYGTDASFYRLIPKIVALVETEEEVVRLLRITRGHKVPVTFRAAGTSLSGQAVSDSVLVVLGDGWRSCTIGPAAATVTLQPGVIGAEANRRLAPLGRKIGPDPASIATAKIGGIAANNASGMCCGTAQNSYRTLESMRLVLTDGTALDTADPDSRSRFRDSHGPLLDRLAALGARTRADGALAGRIRDKFRIKNTTGYSLNALVDYEDPVDILQHLMIGSEGTLGFISAITLRTVPEHPHKASALLFFPDIAEACRAVALLKAAPVDAAELMDRASLRSIQDKPGMPPQIRGFGPEVAAVLVETRAESAAALDANVVQIAAVLAGCATIGDTRFTTDAKACEGFWKIRKGLFPAVGAIRQTGTTVIIEDVAFPLPRLAEATRELQALFVRHGYHEAIIFGHALEGNLHFVFTQAFDSQEEIDRYRRFMDDVAELVVTRYDGSLKAEHGTGRNMAPFVEMEWGPQAYGLMKEIKDLFDPDGLLNPGVILNGDPQAHLKNLKPLPPADPLVDTCIECGFCEPTCPSHRFTLSPRQRIVGRREMARLNAAGDDAPRLAEIAAAYEYQGIDTCAACGLCATACPVGIETGLLIKSMRGERRGAMARKAGALVADHMEGTLGLARTGLRLADLARRTVGHGTTQAAARLLTGGNLPSLPRNLPTAATFSPHPDTTAADDVPTVVYAPSCVSRTMGPAASDPQQRPLPEVVESVMHKAGFRILYPEAADGQCCGMPLESKGLIEAADAKADAMLAALSKASRGGRYPVVMDTSPCALRLKKRLTDAGLRILDVAEFLSEFALPRLDIAKAAEPVMLHLTCSTRRMGLDGALTAVAKACAETVVVPPDVGCCGFAGDKGFTTPELNAHALRHLPAAVPEGCASGYSTSRTCEIGLSDKAGVPYRSIVYLVDACATAKVEERVRVAEPAF; translated from the coding sequence ATGCTGCCCGCCCCTTACGACCGCGTGCTGGCCGAGCTTCAGTCCGTCATCCCGCAGGCAAGGCTGGTCACCGACCCGCTGCGCACGCTGGCCTATGGTACGGATGCCAGCTTCTACCGGCTGATCCCGAAGATCGTGGCGCTGGTGGAGACGGAGGAGGAGGTGGTGCGGCTGCTGCGCATCACACGCGGCCACAAGGTTCCGGTAACCTTCCGCGCCGCCGGCACCAGCCTGTCGGGGCAAGCGGTCAGCGACAGCGTGCTGGTGGTGCTGGGCGACGGCTGGCGGAGCTGCACAATCGGTCCGGCGGCTGCCACCGTCACCCTGCAACCCGGCGTGATCGGGGCGGAGGCGAACCGCCGCCTCGCCCCGCTGGGGCGCAAGATCGGTCCCGATCCGGCCTCCATCGCCACCGCGAAGATCGGCGGCATCGCCGCCAACAACGCCAGCGGCATGTGCTGCGGCACCGCGCAGAACAGCTACCGCACGCTGGAATCGATGCGGCTGGTTCTGACCGACGGCACGGCGCTGGACACCGCCGACCCGGACAGCCGCAGCCGCTTCCGCGACAGCCATGGCCCCCTGCTCGACCGGCTGGCGGCGCTTGGCGCCCGTACCCGCGCCGACGGGGCGCTGGCCGGCCGCATCCGCGACAAGTTCCGCATCAAGAACACCACCGGCTACAGCCTGAACGCCCTGGTGGATTACGAGGACCCGGTCGACATCCTTCAACACCTGATGATCGGGTCGGAAGGCACGCTGGGCTTCATCTCCGCCATCACGCTGCGCACCGTGCCGGAGCATCCGCACAAGGCCAGCGCGCTGCTGTTCTTCCCCGACATCGCCGAGGCCTGCCGCGCGGTGGCCCTGCTGAAGGCCGCCCCGGTCGACGCCGCCGAACTGATGGACCGCGCCTCGCTCCGCTCCATCCAGGACAAGCCGGGCATGCCGCCACAGATCCGCGGCTTCGGTCCCGAGGTGGCGGCGGTGCTGGTGGAGACCCGTGCCGAGAGTGCCGCCGCGCTCGACGCCAACGTGGTGCAGATCGCCGCGGTGCTGGCCGGCTGCGCCACCATCGGCGATACCCGCTTCACCACCGACGCCAAGGCCTGCGAAGGCTTCTGGAAGATCCGCAAGGGCCTGTTCCCGGCGGTCGGGGCCATCCGCCAGACCGGCACCACCGTCATCATCGAAGATGTCGCCTTCCCTCTGCCCCGGCTGGCCGAAGCGACGCGCGAGTTGCAGGCGCTGTTCGTCCGCCACGGCTATCACGAGGCGATCATCTTCGGCCACGCGCTGGAAGGGAACCTGCACTTCGTCTTCACCCAGGCCTTCGACAGCCAGGAGGAGATCGACCGCTACCGCCGCTTCATGGACGATGTCGCGGAGCTGGTGGTCACCCGCTACGACGGCTCCCTTAAGGCGGAGCACGGCACCGGCCGCAACATGGCCCCCTTCGTCGAGATGGAATGGGGTCCGCAGGCCTATGGCCTGATGAAGGAGATCAAGGATCTCTTCGATCCCGACGGCCTGCTGAACCCCGGCGTCATCCTGAACGGCGACCCGCAGGCCCATCTGAAGAACCTGAAGCCGTTGCCGCCCGCCGACCCGCTGGTCGACACCTGCATCGAGTGCGGATTCTGCGAGCCGACCTGCCCGTCCCACCGCTTCACCCTGTCGCCGCGCCAGCGCATCGTCGGCCGACGCGAAATGGCACGGCTGAATGCTGCCGGTGACGATGCCCCTCGTCTGGCCGAGATCGCCGCCGCCTATGAATACCAGGGTATCGACACCTGCGCTGCCTGCGGCCTGTGCGCCACCGCCTGCCCGGTGGGGATCGAGACCGGACTGCTGATCAAGTCCATGCGCGGCGAGCGGCGCGGCGCGATGGCTCGCAAAGCCGGGGCGCTGGTCGCCGACCATATGGAGGGAACGCTGGGCCTCGCCCGCACCGGCCTGCGGCTAGCCGACCTCGCCCGCCGCACGGTGGGGCATGGCACCACCCAGGCGGCAGCGCGCCTGCTGACCGGCGGCAACCTGCCCTCGCTTCCGCGCAATCTGCCGACTGCGGCGACCTTCTCGCCGCACCCGGACACCACTGCCGCCGACGATGTGCCGACTGTGGTTTACGCCCCCAGCTGCGTCAGCCGGACCATGGGGCCCGCCGCCAGCGATCCTCAGCAGCGCCCGCTGCCCGAGGTCGTCGAATCGGTGATGCACAAGGCCGGCTTCCGCATCCTCTATCCGGAGGCGGCGGACGGCCAGTGCTGCGGCATGCCGCTGGAGAGCAAGGGGTTGATCGAGGCGGCGGATGCCAAGGCCGACGCCATGCTGGCCGCACTGTCCAAGGCAAGCCGCGGCGGCCGCTATCCGGTGGTGATGGACACCAGCCCCTGTGCCCTGCGCCTGAAGAAGCGCCTGACGGACGCCGGCCTGCGCATCCTCGACGTGGCGGAGTTCCTCAGCGAGTTCGCCCTGCCCCGCCTCGACATCGCGAAGGCGGCGGAGCCGGTGATGCTGCACCTGACATGCTCCACCCGCCGGATGGGGCTGGACGGCGCCCTGACCGCGGTGGCGAAGGCCTGCGCCGAGACGGTGGTGGTCCCGCCGGACGTCGGCTGCTGCGGATTTGCCGGCGACAAGGGCTTCACCACGCCCGAACTCAACGCCCACGCCCTGCGCCACCTGCCGGCCGCGGTGCCGGAGGGCTGCGCGTCGGGCTACTCCACCAGCCGCACCTGCGAGATCGGGCTGTCCGACAAGGCGGGCGTGCCCTACCGCTCCATCGTCTATCTGGTCGACGCCTGCGCGACTGCGAAGGTGGAGGAGAGGGTACGGGTGGCGGAACCCGCCTTCTGA